Proteins from a genomic interval of Gossypium hirsutum isolate 1008001.06 chromosome A09, Gossypium_hirsutum_v2.1, whole genome shotgun sequence:
- the LOC107942921 gene encoding 60S ribosomal protein L13a-4: MVSGSGICTKRVVVDARHHMLGRLASILAKELLNGQKVVVVRCEEICMSGGLVRQKMKYMRFLRKRMNTKPSHGPIHFRAPAKILWRTIRGMIPHKTKRGAAALARLKAYEGIPAPYDKTKRMVIPDALKVLRLQKGHKYCLLGKLSSEVGWNHYDTIKELERKRKERAQVAYERRKQLTKLRVKAEKVAEEKLGAQLEVIAPIKY; the protein is encoded by the exons ATGGTTTCAGGGTCAGGGATCTGCACCAAGAGAGTGGTTGTGGATGCAAGGCATCACATGCTAGGAAGGTTGGCTTCCATTTTGGCCAAGGAGTTGTTGAATGGCCAAAAAGTAGTGGTTGTTCGATGCGAAGAGATTTGTATGTCGGGTGGTTTAGTgaggcagaagatgaagtacatgaGGTTCTTGAGGAAGCGGATGAACACTAAGCCTTCTCATGGCCCCATTCATTTTCGTGCTCCTGCTAAGATCCTCTGGCGTACCATTCGTGG CATGATTCCCCACAAGACCAAGCGTGGGGCAGCTGCTCTTGCTCGATTGAAGGCTTATGAGGGGATTCCAGCTCCTTATGATAAGACAAAGAGGATGGTTATTCCTGATGCTCTCAA ggttttgagGCTTCAGAAAGGACACAAGTACTGCTTGTTGGGCAAGCTTTCCTCTGAGGTTGGATGGAACCATTATGACACCATCAAG GAGCTTGAGAGGAAGAGGAAGGAAAGAGCTCAAGTGGCATATGAGAGAAGAAAGCAACTCACTAAACTTAGGGTTAAAGCAGAGAAGGTTGCTGAGGAGAAGCTTGGGGCCCAGTTGGAAGTTATTGCTCCTATCAAATATTGA
- the LOC107942920 gene encoding cytochrome b5, translated as MVGDGKLFTLAQVSEHNTPKDCWLIINGKVYDVAKFLEDHPGGDEVLLSATGKDATDDFEDVGHSDSARDMMDQYYVGEIDISTIPKKTTYKPPNQPHYNQDKTSEFIIKLLQFLVPLAILCLAVGIHHYTKSS; from the exons ATGGTTGGTGATGGAAAGTTGTTCACTTTGGCTCAAGTCTCTGAGCACAACACCCCCAAAGATTGTTGGCTCATCATCAACGGCAAG GTTTACGATGTGGCAAAATTTTTGGAAGACCATCCTGGTGGCGACGAAGTGTTATTATCAGCAACAG GGAAGGATGCCACAGATGATTTTGAGGATGTTGGACACAGTGATAGTGCACGAGACATGATGGATCAATACTATGTCGGAGAGATCGACATCTCAACTATCCCCAAGAAGACGACATATAAACCCCCGAACCAGCCACACTATAATCAAGACAAGACATCCGAGTTCATCATCAAGCTCCTTCAGTTCTTAGTTCCCCTTGCCATCTTGTGTTTAGCCGTTGGTATTCATCACTACACCAAATCGTCTTAA
- the LOC107942918 gene encoding 26S proteasome non-ATPase regulatory subunit 1 homolog A, with amino-acid sequence MAAAAATIVSSAGGLLAMLNESHPQLKYHALSNLISFVDQFWPEISTSVPIIESLYEDEEFGQHQRQLAALLVSKVFYYLGELNDSLSYALGAGPLFDVSEDSDYVHTLLSKAIDQYVSLRSKAAESSNEAAMVDPRLEAIVERMLEKCIMDGKYQQAMGIAIECRRLDKLEEAITRSDNVHGTLAYSINVSHSFVYRREYRQEVLRLLVKVYEKLPSPDYLSICQCLMFLDEPEGVANILERLLRSENKEDALLAFQIAFDLVENEHQAFLLNVRDCLSALKSLPSESVQPGYSDPATAQNENSTAPEDVQMTDESSAVTKSVDEVYPKEVMYAERLTKIKGILSGETSIQLTLQFLFSYNKSDLLILKTIKQSVEMRNSVCHSATIYANAIMHAGTTVDTFLRDNLDWLSRATNWAKFSATAGLGVIHRGHLQQGRSLMAPYLPQGGAGGGGSPYSEGGALYALGLIHANHGEGIKQFLRESLRGTNVEVIQHGACLGLGLAALGTADEEIYDDIKTVLYTDSAVAGEAAGISMGLLMVGTASEKASEMLAYAHETQHEKIIRGLALGIALTVYGREEEADTLIEQMTRDQDPILRYGGMYALALAYRGTANNKAIRQLLHFAVSDVSDDVRRTAVLALGFVLYSEPDQTPRIVSLLSESYNPHVRYGAALAVGISCAGTGLSEAISLLEPLTSDVVDFVRQGALIAMAMVMVQTNEASDSRVGTFRRQLEKIILDKHEDTMSKMGAILASGILDAGGRNVTIRLLSKTKHDKVTAVVGLAVFSQFWYWYPLIYFVSLSFSPTAFIGLNYDLKVPKFEFLSHAKPSLFEYPKPTTVPTTTSAVKLPTAVLSTSAKAKARAKKEAEQKANAEKSTGAESSAAANTGKGKSSSEKDGEAMQVDSPPEKKSDPEPSFEILTNPARVVPAQEKFIKFLEDSRYVPVKLAPSGFVLLRDLCPNEPEVLSLTDAPTSTASPAGGSTAAAGQQSSSAMAVDDEPQPPQPFEYSS; translated from the exons ATGGCGGCTGCTGCGGCGACGATTGTTAGTTCAGCTGGAGGGTTGCTGGCGATGCTTAACGAGAGCCACCCTCAGTTAAAATATCATGCCCTTTCTAATTTGATTAGCTTCGTTGACCAATTTTGGCCTGAGATCTCCACCAGCGTTCCTATCAT AGAAAGCTTGTATGAAGATGAGGAATTTGGCCAGCATCAGAGACAACTTGCTGCTTTGCTTGTCTCGAAG GTCTTTTATTACTTGGGTGAACTCAATGATTCATTGTCTTATGCTCTTGGAGCCGGTCCCCTTTTTGATGTTTCCGAGGATTCTGATTATGTTCATACTCTTCTTT CCAAGGCAATAGATCAGTATGTCAGCCTTCGGTCAAAGGCAGCAGAATCAAGTAATGAAGCAGCAATGGTTGACCCTAGGTTGGAGGCAATTGTAGAGAGAATGCTGGAAAA gtgTATCATGGATGGAAAATACCAACAAGCCATGGGAATTGCAATTGAGTGCCGGAGACTGGATAAACTTGAGGAAGCAATAACAAGGAGTGACAATGTTCATGGGACCTTAGCGTATTCCATTAATGTCTCTCATTCGTTTGTGTATCGCCGAGAATATCGACAAGAG GTGCTTCGGCTTCTTGTTAAAGTTTATGAAAAGCTTCCTTCTCCCGATTATTTGAGCATTTGTCAGTGCCTCATGTTCTTGGATGAACCTGAAGGTGTTGCAAACATATTGGAGAGACTTCTTCGTTCTGAAAATAAGGAGGATGCTCTTTTGGCTTTCCAAATCGCGTTTGATCTTGTGGAGAATGAGCACCAGGCTTTTCTCTTGAATGTAAGAGATTGCCTTTCAGCTCTCAAATCTCTGCCTTCAGAATCTGTACAGCCAGGCTACAGTGATCCTGCTACTGCTCAAAATGAAAATTCTACTGCTCCAGAGGATGTTCAGATGACAGATGAATCTTCTGCTGTTACAAAAAGTGTTGATGAGGTATATCCTAAAGAAGTTATGTATGCTGAGAGGCTGACAAAAATCAAAGGAATTTTGTCTGGAGAGACATCCATACAATTGACTCTGCAGTTCTTGTTCAGTTATAACAA ATCTGATCTACTGATTTTGAAGACAATAAAGCAATCTGTTGAAATGAGGAATAGCGTTTGTCATAGTGCCACAATCTACGCTAATGCGATAATGCATGCTGGAACAACTGTTGATACTTTCCTGAGGGACAATTTG GATTGGCTGAGTAGAGCCACCAATTGGGCTAAATTCAGTGCAACTGCTGGGCTTGGTGTTATTCACAGAGGACATCTGCAGCAGGGGAGGTCTCTGATGGCTCCCTACCTGCCCCAAGGTGGGGCTGGTGGTGGTGGGAGTCCATACTCTGAAGGTGGGGCTTTATACGCTTTAGGTCTCATTCATGCCAACCATGGTGAGGGCATTAAGCAATTCCTTCGTGAAAGCTTACGCGGCACGAATGTTGAG GTTATCCAACATGGTGCATGCTTAGGTCTTGGTTTGGCAGCTCTGGGGACTGCTGACGAAGAAATATACGATGACATCAAAACTGTGCTTTATACTGACAGTGCTGTCGCTGGTGAAGCTGCTGGCATCAGTATGGGCTTGCTTATGGTTGGAACTGCAAGTGAGAAGGCAAGCGAGATGCTTGCTTATGCACATGAAACACAACATGAGAAAATTATCAG GGGTTTAGCATTAGGTATAGCTCTTACAGTTTATGGAAGGGAAGAAGAAGCAGATACATTAATTGAGCAGATGACTCGGGATCAAGATCCTATACTACGTTATGGTGGTATGTATGCACTAGCATTGGCCTATAGGGGAACTGCTAACAACAAGGCCATTCGTCAGCTGCTGCACTTCGCTGTATCAGATGTGAGTGATGATGTTAGGAGAACTGCTGTTTTAGCTCTGGGGTTTGTCCTTTACTCGGAGCCAGACCAG ACTCCTCGAATTGTCTCCTTACTATCTGAATCATACAACCCACATGTTAGATATGGTGCGGCACTTGCAGTGGGCATTTCATGTGCTGGCACAGGATTGAGTGAGGCGATATCATTGCTAGAACCCTTAACATCAGATGTTGTTGATTTTGTTCGCCAAGGTGCCCTCATTGCAATGGCTATGGTCATGGTCCAGACCAATGAAGCCAGTGATTCTCGTGTCGGAACATTCAG GCGACAATTAGAAAAGATAATTCTTGATAAACATGAAGACACAATGAGCAAGATGGGAGCAATCCTAGCCTCTGGGATCCTTGATGCTGGTGGGAGGAATGTAACCATAAGATTGCTTTCCAAGACAAAGCATGACAAAGTCACCGCAGTTGTTGGTCTTGCAGTTTTTAGCCAATTTTGGTATTGGTATCCTCTCATTTATTTTGTAAGCTTGTCATTTTCACCTACGGCTTTTATTGGACTGAACTACGACCTGAAGgttccaaaatttgagttcttATCACATGCAAAACCTTCGCTTTTTGAGTATCCAAAACCAACTACTGTGCCCACCACCACATCTGCTGTTAAACTTCCAACTGCTGTCCTATCAACTTCGGCTAAGGCTAAAGCTAGGGCTAAGAAAGAGGCAGAACAGAAGGCAAATGCTGAGAAATCAACTGGAGCAGAGTCTTCTGCTGCTGCTAATACTGGAAAAGGGAAATCATCTAGTGAGAAGGATGGAGAAGCCATGCAG GTTGATAGCCCTCCAGAGAAGAAATCCGACCCTGAGCCATCATTTGAGATTTTGACCAACCCAGCAAGAGTGGTTCCTGCGCAGGAGAAGTTCATCAAGTTTTTAGAAGACAGTCGATATGTGCCTGTGAAGTTGGCACCATCTGGATTCGTTCTTCTCAGAGACCTGTGCCCTAATGAACCGGAGGTGCTCTCTCTAACAGATGCACCCACATCCACGGCATCCCCGGCTGGTGGATCAACAGCAGCTGCAGGACAACAGAGTTCATCAGCCATGGCCGTTGATGATGAACCTCAGCCGCCTCAGCCATTCGAGTACTCATCCTGA
- the LOC107942919 gene encoding cyclin-dependent kinase inhibitor 5, whose protein sequence is MGKYIRKAKTAGEVAVMELSQASLGVRTRAKTLALQRLQKSSTSSPPTVVSAPATGDGSFLQLRSRRLEKPPLVVHHHVSKRHKQQQQGSKKDSCVQNPNPNSYSRVRPCGGSNSEKKKGEDIVQEDNGNDNIINYSNLNNNHNESNDFGGVEASFGENILDMEARERGTRESTPCSLIRDSESIRTPGSATRPTNSADTNQRVQNSTQRHTPTSHEMDEFFSLTEEDQQRQFIEKYNFDPVKDKPLPGRYQWEKMDP, encoded by the exons ATGGGTAAGTACATTAGGAAGGCCAAAACGGCAGGGGAGGTTGCCGTAATGGAACTTTCCCAGGCTTCTCTCGGGGTTCGGACAAGGGCCAAAACCCTCGCCCTTCAACGCCTACAGAAATCCTCCACTTCTTCTCCGCCTACGGTTGTTTCGGCTCCGGCTACAGGAGACGGCTCGTTTCTCCAGCTGCGGAGTCGACGGTTAGAGAAACCGCCGCTTGTGGTGCACCATCATGTTTCGAAGAGGCACAAGCAGCAGCAACAGGGGAGTAAGAAGGATAGCTGTGTGCAGAATCCTAACCCTAATTCGTATTCTAGGGTTCGACCGTGTGGCGGTTCGAATTCGGAAAAGAAAAAAGGTGAAGACATTGTGCAAGAAGATAATGGAAatgataatattattaactaCAGCAATCTTAACAATAATCATAATGAAAGCAATGATTTTGGTGGTGTTGAAGCTTCTTTTGGAGAAAATATTTTGGACATGGAAGCTAGAGAGAG GGGCACTAGGGAATCAACTCCTTGCAGCTTGATAAGGGACTCGGAGAGTATAAGAACCCCAGGTTCTGCTACTAGGCCTACCAACTCAGCAGATACTAACCAGAGAGTACAGAATTCAACGCAGCGACATACACCAACATCACATGAAATGGATGAGTTCTTTTCTCTCACAGAAGAAGACCAGCAAAGACAATTCATTGAGAA GTACAACTTCGATCCAGTGAAAGATAAGCCACTTCCCGGGCGTTATCAATGGGAGAAAATGGACCCCTAA